One stretch of Streptomyces peucetius DNA includes these proteins:
- a CDS encoding phosphatase PAP2 family protein encodes MAGLAADGLNPDVGLLYDINGLAKDAPAWFDRTMEFVGEYGIMLAMVLVVLWCWWSVRRRGTAEESVSAVAGLIWTPLAAGIALLINIPIRGFVERPRPFLDHEGIEILVKGKTDYSFVSDHATIAMAIAAGLFIAHRRFGLAALGLAVAEGFCRVYMGVHYPTDVIGGFALGTAAALLLAPLALALLTPLVSAIAASRHFGWVVRSKRAAAGTAPRAETLGIPDPRADGPGENGLAA; translated from the coding sequence ATGGCTGGACTCGCAGCAGACGGGCTGAACCCGGATGTCGGCCTGCTCTACGACATCAACGGCCTCGCCAAGGACGCACCCGCCTGGTTCGACCGGACCATGGAGTTCGTCGGCGAGTACGGGATCATGCTCGCGATGGTGCTGGTGGTGCTGTGGTGCTGGTGGAGCGTGCGCCGGCGCGGCACCGCGGAGGAGTCGGTGTCGGCGGTCGCCGGACTGATCTGGACCCCGCTCGCGGCCGGGATCGCGCTGTTGATCAACATCCCCATCCGGGGCTTCGTGGAGAGACCGCGTCCCTTCCTCGACCATGAGGGCATCGAGATCCTCGTCAAGGGAAAGACCGACTACTCGTTCGTGAGCGACCACGCGACGATCGCGATGGCGATCGCCGCCGGGCTGTTCATCGCCCACCGCAGGTTCGGGCTCGCCGCTCTGGGCCTCGCGGTCGCCGAAGGTTTCTGCCGGGTCTACATGGGCGTGCACTACCCGACCGACGTCATCGGCGGGTTCGCGCTCGGCACGGCGGCGGCGCTGCTGCTCGCGCCGCTCGCCCTCGCGCTGCTCACCCCGTTGGTGTCGGCGATCGCGGCCTCGCGCCACTTCGGGTGGGTCGTACGGTCGAAGCGTGCCGCGGCCGGGACCGCGCCGCGGGCGGAGACGCTGGGCATCCCGGACCCACGGGCCGACGGCCCCGGAGAGAACGGCCTCGCCGCCTGA
- a CDS encoding NlpC/P60 family protein, with translation MRKAWLVAGLSIGFCLCFVALLVVGTYSAAAGLLGGNAKNAAVGLAKGAVPAKYQSLVQTWGNLCPAINPALLAAQLYQESGWNPRAQSHAAAQGIAQFIPGTWATHGIDGDKDGDRDVWDPADAIPSAASYDCELAGYVRKAPGDPTDNMLAAYNAGAYAVIKYGGVPPYRETQNYVKVIRTLEKSFAKPVGRVEPSRQAAGAIYFAQQKLGTKYLWGGNGTPEQGGRFDCSGLTQAAYRTVGIELPRVANDQYNAGPHPSRDELLPGDLVFFSDDLNNSRAIRHVGLYVGGGYMINAPYTGAVIRFDKIDTPDYFGATRVTEDGARALPTDLPKAPEA, from the coding sequence GTGCGTAAGGCGTGGCTGGTCGCTGGGCTCTCGATCGGGTTCTGTCTCTGCTTCGTCGCGCTGCTCGTCGTCGGGACGTACTCGGCCGCGGCCGGGCTGCTCGGCGGGAACGCCAAGAACGCGGCCGTGGGGCTGGCGAAGGGGGCCGTGCCCGCGAAGTACCAGTCGCTGGTGCAGACGTGGGGGAACCTCTGCCCGGCCATCAACCCGGCGCTGCTCGCCGCCCAGCTGTACCAGGAGAGCGGCTGGAACCCCAGGGCGCAGAGCCACGCCGCGGCGCAGGGCATCGCGCAGTTCATCCCGGGCACCTGGGCGACCCACGGCATCGACGGGGACAAGGACGGCGACCGCGACGTGTGGGACCCGGCGGACGCGATTCCGTCGGCGGCTTCGTACGACTGTGAACTGGCTGGATATGTTCGCAAGGCGCCGGGTGATCCGACCGACAACATGCTTGCCGCGTACAACGCGGGGGCCTATGCGGTCATCAAGTACGGCGGTGTTCCTCCGTACCGCGAGACGCAGAACTACGTGAAGGTCATCCGGACCCTGGAGAAGAGTTTCGCCAAGCCGGTGGGGCGGGTCGAGCCGTCCCGGCAGGCGGCCGGGGCCATCTACTTCGCGCAGCAGAAGCTGGGCACCAAGTATCTGTGGGGCGGGAACGGAACGCCCGAGCAGGGCGGCCGTTTCGACTGCTCGGGTCTCACGCAGGCGGCTTACCGCACCGTGGGGATCGAGCTGCCGAGGGTGGCGAACGACCAGTACAACGCGGGACCGCACCCTTCCCGCGACGAGCTGCTCCCCGGCGACCTGGTCTTTTTCTCCGACGATCTGAACAACTCGCGCGCCATCCGGCACGTCGGGCTGTACGTCGGCGGCGGGTACATGATCAACGCTCCGTACACCGGCGCGGTGATCCGTTTCGACAAGATCGACACACCGGACTACTTCGGTGCGACACGCGTCACGGAGGACGGTGCGCGCGCACTGCCGACGGACCTGCCGAAGGCTCCGGAAGCGTGA
- a CDS encoding FAD-binding oxidoreductase: MDRRSLLTTAVVALTTSAAAGCTGQETGAPTRTPVPTRTPPTPSSGTAAAPDWAALARGLDGRLIRPGDADYASSRQLYNTRFDSLKPAAVAYVAGEDDVRECLAYAKAHGTPVSIRNGGHSYGGWSSGNGRLVIDVSSLDRIGADGSIGAGAKLVDVYNTLARHGRTVPAGSCPTVGLSGLALGGGHGVTSRAYGLTCDSMTEATIVTADGKRLVVSANENKDLFWALRGAGNGNFGVVTGFRFRTHPAPETVSAFLNWPWQKAEPVLAAWQRWGPGQPDEIWSSLHLAAGPGGSRPTLSVAAFTLGSQGDLQNALDRLADAVGSPASSVALRPRSYRDAMLGYANCLSLTEEQCRLPGTTPGRDRQGALPRETYASASDFYDRDITAGGRRALIAAAEAFTRIPAGASGGGGSIALTALGGAINRVDPLATSFVHRRSRMLAQYIAAWRPGTEGTSQQAWLKDTHASMRRYASGAAYQNYADPTLTDWRRAYYGPALDRLTRLKRQYDPDRLFDFPQAL; the protein is encoded by the coding sequence CTGGACCGGCGATCGCTGCTGACCACCGCTGTCGTCGCCCTGACCACGAGCGCCGCCGCCGGCTGCACGGGCCAGGAGACGGGCGCCCCGACGCGCACCCCCGTCCCCACCCGTACCCCGCCGACGCCGTCCTCCGGCACGGCCGCCGCCCCGGACTGGGCCGCACTCGCCCGCGGTCTCGACGGCCGGCTGATCCGGCCCGGGGACGCGGATTACGCGAGCTCGCGGCAGCTGTACAACACCCGCTTCGACTCGCTGAAGCCGGCGGCCGTCGCCTATGTGGCGGGCGAGGACGACGTGCGCGAGTGCCTCGCCTACGCGAAGGCGCACGGCACCCCCGTGTCGATCCGCAACGGCGGCCACTCCTACGGCGGCTGGTCGTCCGGGAACGGGCGCCTCGTCATCGACGTGTCGTCACTGGACCGGATCGGGGCCGACGGCTCGATCGGCGCCGGCGCCAAACTCGTCGACGTCTACAACACCCTCGCCCGGCACGGCCGTACCGTCCCCGCCGGCTCCTGTCCCACCGTGGGCCTCTCCGGCCTCGCCCTCGGCGGCGGGCACGGCGTCACCTCCCGCGCCTACGGGCTGACCTGCGACAGCATGACGGAGGCCACGATCGTCACCGCCGACGGCAAGCGGCTGGTCGTGAGCGCGAACGAGAACAAGGACCTCTTCTGGGCACTGCGCGGCGCGGGCAACGGCAACTTCGGCGTCGTGACCGGGTTCCGTTTCCGTACGCACCCGGCGCCCGAGACCGTCTCCGCGTTCCTCAACTGGCCCTGGCAGAAGGCGGAGCCGGTGCTCGCCGCCTGGCAGCGCTGGGGCCCCGGCCAGCCGGACGAGATCTGGTCGTCGCTCCACCTCGCCGCCGGCCCCGGCGGCTCCCGCCCCACCCTGTCCGTCGCCGCCTTCACGCTCGGCAGTCAAGGCGATCTGCAGAACGCGCTCGACCGGCTCGCGGACGCGGTCGGTTCGCCCGCCTCCTCCGTCGCCCTGCGCCCCCGCAGCTACCGCGACGCCATGCTCGGCTACGCGAACTGCCTCTCCCTCACCGAGGAGCAGTGCCGGCTGCCGGGCACCACCCCGGGCCGTGACCGGCAGGGCGCGCTGCCCCGGGAGACGTACGCCTCGGCCTCCGACTTCTACGACCGCGACATCACGGCCGGCGGGCGGCGCGCGCTGATCGCGGCGGCGGAGGCGTTCACCCGCATCCCGGCCGGCGCGAGCGGCGGCGGCGGTTCGATCGCGCTGACCGCGCTCGGCGGCGCGATCAACCGGGTCGATCCGCTGGCGACGTCGTTCGTGCACCGGCGCTCGCGGATGCTGGCCCAGTACATCGCCGCCTGGCGGCCGGGCACGGAGGGAACCTCCCAGCAGGCGTGGCTGAAGGACACCCATGCGTCGATGCGCCGGTACGCGTCGGGAGCGGCGTACCAGAACTACGCCGACCCGACTCTCACCGACTGGCGCCGCGCCTACTACGGCCCGGCCCTCGACCGGCTCACCCGCCTGAAGAGGCAGTACGACCCCGACCGCCTCTTCGACTTCCCGCAGGCGCTGTAG
- a CDS encoding metal-sensitive transcriptional regulator: MTTTEAAGLPVTDHETDHDRGVHGYHKQKDEHLKRLRRIEGQIRGLQRMVDEDVYCIDILTQVSASTKALQSFALQLLEEHLRHCVADAAVKGGDEVDAKVEEATKAIARLLRT, translated from the coding sequence ATGACGACCACCGAGGCGGCCGGCCTTCCGGTCACGGACCACGAAACCGACCACGACCGCGGGGTGCACGGGTACCACAAGCAGAAGGACGAGCACCTCAAGCGCCTGCGGCGGATCGAGGGCCAGATCCGCGGCCTGCAGCGGATGGTCGACGAGGACGTGTACTGCATCGACATACTCACCCAGGTTTCGGCGTCCACCAAGGCTCTGCAGTCCTTCGCGCTCCAGCTGCTGGAGGAGCACCTGCGGCACTGTGTCGCCGATGCGGCGGTGAAGGGCGGCGACGAGGTCGACGCCAAGGTGGAGGAAGCGACGAAGGCCATCGCCCGTCTGCTGCGCACCTGA